The Pogona vitticeps strain Pit_001003342236 chromosome 3, PviZW2.1, whole genome shotgun sequence genome includes a window with the following:
- the LOC144588254 gene encoding uncharacterized protein LOC144588254 gives MPLTRSKVADMSEVKDPQIDQGSEEEFGSVQGDSTGEQDPELRKLLIAQQHELRMRQFEVEEREKQRQFEMEERERERQRQFELALEREKMAFELRKLELLNQNNNNNRDSEGGQLSKADLKKFPVYHKGDCPEVFFSLVERAFVDFSVRETEKMTIMRSLISGSLAEVYAEMPEELMKDFAEFKKLVFARHGINAEQLRQRFRSLTKKPEQTFTQVGAQLVRLLEKWLSQEGTETYEQLKDLIALEQFYSVLHGELKFQVRERKPKSVAQAAEIADFISQIRKPLGEGKSVGKPKETYSKYSQGPGKSQQGGGAHGEGKPSDMKLRPQNLEGKPKQEERESKYTRKCYFCQGKGHLISECEKLKQLKGMVPQNSSGTKPKAVFCVQKEQGSVSLREPVAMATQSGTATSADQAEENGPLIEVKRCLLIKTDSQLFETAGVDVGILDRQYRGLRDTCSQVTLCHPDIIPREFIIPNESMKVAGIEGQVISLPVAEVPVNFQGWRGDWRIAISSTLPAAVLVGNDLAEHVKRVLVITRSQATTGTVQGGNDEPETEAEGSSEAVVETLTTDSRFGQEQKADATLQKCFDQVTDAQLTPETPVRFLEKRGVLYRETLRNISKGGDGIRSQLVVPEKYRPRISQRGHSDMFAAHLGVKGPLDVIKQNWEQITQDDPQDVVTYIDTLMNDLRRNLELAAENLQAQKVRQKTWYDHKARERHFDPGEEVLWLRPCRENKLQLKWAGPYRVISKMSDLNYLIEQEENQARRVVHVNALKPYY, from the exons atgcccttgactcgaagcaaagtagcagacatgagtgaagtgaaagacccccagattgaccaaggttctgaggaggaatttggctcagtgcaaggtgacagcacaggagagcaagacccagaactcagaaaattgctcatagcccaacagcatgaactgaggatgaggcaatttgaagtggaggaaag agagaaacagcggcaatttgaaatggaggaaagggaaagagagagacagagacaatttgaattggcattggagagagagaaaatggcgtttgaattaagaaaactggaactgttgaaccagaacaataataataatagggattctgagggaggccaactgtctaaagctgacctgaagaaattccctgtgtaccacaagggagattgtcctgaggtgttcttttccttagtggaaagagcgtttgtggacttctcagtgagggaaactgagaagatgaccatcatgcggtctttaatcagtggtagcctggctgaggtttatgccgagatgcctgaggaactgatgaaagattttgcagagtttaaaaaactggtgtttgccagacatgggataaatgcagagcagctgagacaaagattcaggtccctcaccaagaagccagagcagacttttacccaagtgggggcccaattggtgaggctgcttgagaaatggctatcgcaggaaggaacagagacctatgaacagcttaaagatttgatagcactggaacagttctattcagtcctgcatggggagttgaaattccaggtgagggaaaggaaaccaaaatctgtggcacaagccgcagagatcgcagattttatctcccaaataagaaagcccttgggtgaggggaaatctgtaggtaaacccaaagaaacctacagcaagtactctcagggaccagggaaaagccagcaagggggaggggcccatggtgaagggaagccctcagacatgaaactaagacctcagaatttggagggaaaacccaaacaagaggagagagaatcaaaatacacccgaaaatgttatttctgtcagggaaagggtcatctaatctcagagtgtgagaagttaaagcagctaaaaggaatggtgcctcagaattctagtgggaccaagccaaaagctgtgttctgtgtccagaaagagcaaggctcagtgtcactgagggagcctgttgccatggctactcagtctggaacagctacctctgctgatcaggctgaggaaaatggtcctcttatagaagtaaagcgctgcttgctgataaaaacagattctcagttgtttgagacagcaggggtggacgtaggaatacttgaccgtcagtatagggggctgcgggacacttgttcccaggtaaccctgtgccatccagatatcatccctagggagtttataatcccaaatgagagcatgaaggtagcagggattgaggggcaggtaatctctctgccagtagcagaggtacctgtcaactttcaaggctggaggggagattggcggatagcgatttcatcaactctgccagcagccgtgctcgtgggaaatgacctggctgaacatgtgaaacgggtgctagtgattacacgctcacaagccaccacggggacagttcaggggggtaatgatgagccagagacggaagcagaggggagttcagaggctgtggtggaaaccttaaccacagacagcagatttggacaggagcaaaaggcagacgccactctccaaaagtgttttgaccaggtgactgacgctcagctaacacctgaaaccccagtgagatttctggagaaaaggggggttttatatagagaaaccctgaggaatatctcaaaagggggagatgggatcagaagtcagctggtggtacctgaaaagtatcgccccaggATCtcacaaaggggtcactctgacatgtttgctgcacacttaggggtgaaagggccccttgatgtgatcaaacaaaattgggagcagatcacccaggatgacccacaagacgttgtgacatacatagacaccttgatgaatgacctaaggagaaatctagagctggcagcagaaaacctgcaagctcagaaggtcagacagaaaacatggtatgaccacaaagctagagagaggcactttgacccaggggaggaagtgctttggcttaggccctgcagagagaataaactgcagctcaaatgggcaggaccatatagggtcatttccaagatgtcagacctgaactacctaatagagcaggaggagaaccaagcaaggagggtggttcatgtgaatgccctaaaaccctactactgA